In Paenibacillus stellifer, the DNA window CTTCGTTCACTTCCCGATTTGCGAACAAGAACTTAACTTGAAACCGTTCCAGCCAACGCCAGGAAGAGCGACAGATGCAAAAACGCAAAAAACGCCTGCTCTCCTTGAACAGACGTCCTCTGCATATCGGGGGCCCCCCAATGGAACCTCGCTTCTCCTACAGGCTCAGGACGAACCCGGTCTTGGTGCCCTTCTGAAAGCCGCAGCTCTCGTAGAACGTGTGGACGCCCTCCATTTTCGAACCCGTCAGCAGCATGACCTTATAGCAGTTCTGCCCCCTCGCATATTCAACCGCATAGTCCAGCGCCATCCGGCCATATCCCAGCTTGCGAAACCCGCTGTGTGTCACCACATTCTCGATCAAGCCGAAGGGTCTTGCGCCTCTGGTCAAGTTCAGGGCAACGAGCAGAACGCAGGAAGCGACCAGCATCCCGTCCCGCTCCACGACAATGATCTTCATGCCCGGATCGTTCATGATAACATCCCACTGCTCCTGCAGCGAGCCTGGTTCCAGATCGGGATCATCGGGATGAAGATGGCGGTACAGCTGAAGAAGCCCAGGGAGCTCCTGGCGGTTAATCAATCGAACTACAGCTTCGTCAGACATGATATGAAATACCTCCCGGGTTCGTTAATATCACAAATAGCGCTTCAGAATGGCGTCGTCCCAAATTTGCGCCTCGATGTACCGTTCCGGTCCCTGCTCGCCAGCCGGGTTCCATTCCTGCGGAAGCCCGAAGCGGCTGATCAGCCCCGGTATTTCATCGGTCGTATAGACCTGCCCCCTGTACTCCCTGCCGTCCTGGAAACG includes these proteins:
- a CDS encoding GNAT family N-acetyltransferase, with the translated sequence MSDEAVVRLINRQELPGLLQLYRHLHPDDPDLEPGSLQEQWDVIMNDPGMKIIVVERDGMLVASCVLLVALNLTRGARPFGLIENVVTHSGFRKLGYGRMALDYAVEYARGQNCYKVMLLTGSKMEGVHTFYESCGFQKGTKTGFVLSL